One bacterium genomic region harbors:
- a CDS encoding HD domain-containing protein, which yields MNNGILSKVKEFIGRTFRYKGSSDAYYHNFTHTAEVAKVAEEIADAMGVNENDKEALLIAAWFHDIGHTEKCEGHEDIGIAMATKFLQENNYPSEGIDKVISLIDATRMPRNPKNILEEIICDADLHHLGTDKFDVKGELFKNELEALNCCQISDEEWLTNNLKFFVQHQFYTEYAKQRFETQKNINYIKIEKKLKKVQKRMEEEKNSVFEESKKDKKKDKEKDKEKDAGRSIETMFRNTVRTHVDFSSMADTKANIMISVNTLVLTIIVSIMVRKLDTNPHLIIPTAMLTLTSLVTLVYAILVTRPKVTRGLFTEDDIKEKKVNLLFFGNFHKMSLNDFKWAMKEMMKDKEFLYDNMIMDFYYLGQVLGQKYQKLRICYTFFMYGLIISVLAFAIAFILYPGTDLGPLIE from the coding sequence ATGAATAATGGAATTCTCAGCAAAGTAAAAGAGTTTATAGGAAGAACATTCCGTTATAAAGGTTCTTCGGATGCTTATTATCATAACTTTACTCATACAGCGGAAGTAGCCAAAGTAGCTGAAGAAATTGCTGATGCAATGGGAGTTAATGAAAATGATAAAGAAGCATTGTTGATAGCAGCATGGTTTCATGATATCGGTCATACTGAAAAATGTGAAGGACACGAAGATATTGGGATTGCGATGGCTACTAAATTCCTCCAGGAAAATAATTATCCATCAGAAGGAATTGACAAAGTTATTTCATTGATAGATGCTACCAGGATGCCCAGGAATCCCAAAAATATTCTTGAAGAAATAATTTGCGATGCAGATCTTCATCATTTGGGAACCGATAAGTTTGATGTAAAAGGAGAGCTGTTCAAAAATGAACTGGAAGCATTGAACTGCTGTCAAATATCTGATGAAGAATGGCTCACCAACAATCTTAAATTCTTCGTGCAGCATCAATTCTATACTGAATATGCAAAACAACGATTCGAAACTCAAAAAAATATTAACTATATTAAGATCGAGAAGAAATTAAAAAAGGTGCAGAAGAGAATGGAAGAAGAAAAGAATTCCGTTTTTGAAGAATCAAAAAAGGATAAGAAGAAGGATAAAGAAAAAGATAAAGAGAAAGATGCCGGACGTTCAATTGAAACGATGTTCCGCAACACAGTCCGAACACATGTCGATTTCAGCTCGATGGCAGATACAAAAGCCAACATTATGATAAGTGTTAACACACTCGTTCTCACGATTATAGTTAGCATAATGGTTAGGAAACTTGATACAAACCCTCATTTGATTATTCCAACAGCAATGCTGACTCTTACAAGTCTTGTCACTCTTGTTTATGCAATTCTGGTAACTCGTCCAAAAGTAACACGTGGATTGTTCACGGAGGATGATATAAAGGAGAAAAAAGTCAACCTTCTCTTCTTCGGCAATTTCCATAAAATGTCACTGAATGATTTTAAGTGGGCAATGAAAGAAATGATGAAGGATAAAGAATTCCTGTATGATAATATGATAATGGATTTCTATTACCTTGGGCAGGTCTTGGGACAAAAGTACCAGAAACTGCGGATTTGTTACACTTTTTTTATGTATGGATTAATAATTTCAGTTCTTGCTTTCGCAATCGCTTTTATTCTGTACCCAGGTACCGACCTTGGTCCGCTAATTGAATAG
- a CDS encoding T9SS type A sorting domain-containing protein: protein MQNYPNPFNPSTTISYILNEPGYVKLKIFDALGKNIITLVDEFKQSGNYKIEWSADNEASGTYFIQLNVNGKLMTQKMMLLK from the coding sequence TTGCAGAACTATCCTAATCCATTCAATCCTTCAACTACGATAAGCTATATTTTAAATGAACCGGGTTATGTAAAATTGAAAATATTTGATGCACTCGGTAAAAATATAATTACACTTGTAGATGAATTTAAACAAAGTGGTAATTATAAAATAGAATGGAGCGCTGATAATGAAGCCAGCGGTACATACTTCATTCAGTTGAATGTAAATGGTAAACTGATGACCCAAAAGATGATGCTTCTAAAATAA
- a CDS encoding T9SS type A sorting domain-containing protein, with protein MHYYSHLFSFILFSTCILAQEIEKQTSLSIGENFRIYPSNVSQTEVFSVNHPVNPDIIFASANTIVFNPFFISEGIYVTTNGGTNWYGSDTCKGAPITLHGGDPGITINKHGTFILTRRGFSPGLYSHYSTDNGITWSNQKTITNDDLERATMTSDVHPSSTYFGRSYAAWVKFAPPFPINFAYTDDGGVTWSSPAQINNPLQRSAGGDIAMGPDAKVFVCWAGVTSISPFTEDFVGFAFTTNGGTNWQVTENAFDMNGINGILTQKANIRVNGLPNIAIDTTGGPRNGWIYIITTQKNLAPAGSDPDVILNRSTDGGQTWSAGIRVNQDPVNNGKIQYFPAVHVDKTGGLNVIFYDDRNTTSDSTGVFLARSEDGGTTWKEFEISDKNFKPIPIGGLGQGYQGDNICLTSANNKLWPFWMDNRTGVYQIWTTSIYIDSSALILAPPSNLSAVADTFSITLTWSDNSDNEFGFIVERKSGSISSGNSFIKIDSTGENTTTYLDMNLMPNTTYTYRIQAFNDDTVSSYSNLIEATTLLSTDSVSYTFNLEQNYPNPFTSETLIKFELAISSNASLKVFDILGNEVVTIVNQELSAGSHKVNLNSGKLSSGIYFYQLTAGSFTDTKKLILIR; from the coding sequence ATGCACTATTACTCTCATTTGTTCAGTTTTATTTTGTTCTCAACCTGCATTCTTGCCCAGGAAATAGAAAAGCAAACCTCGCTATCAATTGGAGAAAATTTTAGAATTTATCCAAGTAATGTATCGCAAACAGAAGTATTTTCTGTCAACCATCCTGTAAATCCTGATATAATATTTGCATCTGCCAATACAATTGTATTTAATCCATTTTTTATAAGTGAAGGTATTTACGTTACTACAAATGGCGGAACAAATTGGTATGGTTCCGATACGTGTAAAGGAGCCCCAATAACTCTTCACGGCGGCGATCCTGGAATTACAATAAACAAGCATGGAACTTTCATCTTAACAAGACGTGGCTTCTCCCCTGGATTATATTCTCATTATTCGACAGACAATGGTATAACCTGGTCTAATCAGAAAACTATAACAAATGATGATCTGGAAAGAGCTACAATGACATCAGATGTTCATCCGTCGAGTACTTATTTTGGAAGAAGCTATGCTGCTTGGGTAAAATTTGCACCTCCTTTTCCAATTAATTTTGCATATACGGATGATGGTGGAGTTACCTGGTCATCCCCTGCTCAAATTAACAATCCACTGCAACGAAGCGCCGGAGGTGATATAGCGATGGGACCGGACGCAAAGGTTTTTGTTTGCTGGGCTGGAGTAACTTCAATTTCTCCGTTTACTGAAGACTTTGTTGGATTTGCATTTACTACTAATGGTGGAACTAATTGGCAGGTAACTGAGAATGCATTTGATATGAATGGAATAAATGGAATCTTAACTCAAAAAGCAAATATCAGAGTGAATGGTTTACCTAATATTGCAATCGATACAACTGGTGGTCCAAGAAATGGATGGATTTATATCATCACGACTCAGAAAAACTTAGCACCTGCTGGAAGTGATCCGGATGTAATCTTAAATCGTTCAACTGACGGCGGACAAACATGGTCAGCCGGAATCAGAGTAAATCAGGATCCGGTCAATAACGGAAAAATCCAATACTTCCCTGCTGTTCACGTAGATAAAACAGGCGGACTAAATGTAATTTTTTATGATGACAGAAATACAACTTCTGATTCAACGGGAGTATTTTTAGCTCGCTCCGAAGACGGCGGAACTACCTGGAAAGAATTTGAAATCAGCGACAAAAATTTCAAGCCGATTCCAATTGGCGGATTAGGGCAAGGTTACCAGGGTGATAATATCTGCCTCACTTCTGCAAACAACAAACTCTGGCCGTTTTGGATGGATAACAGGACCGGCGTCTATCAGATCTGGACGACATCAATTTATATTGACTCTAGTGCTCTAATATTAGCTCCACCATCCAATTTAAGTGCGGTTGCTGATACTTTCTCTATAACACTAACTTGGAGTGATAACTCAGATAACGAATTTGGATTTATAGTTGAACGGAAATCAGGTTCAATTTCAAGTGGAAATTCATTCATAAAAATTGATAGCACAGGAGAAAATACAACTACATATTTAGATATGAATTTAATGCCGAACACAACATATACCTATCGAATACAAGCATTTAATGATGATACGGTATCATCTTATAGTAATCTGATTGAAGCGACTACTTTGCTAAGTACAGATTCAGTTTCATATACTTTTAATTTGGAACAAAATTATCCAAATCCATTTACATCAGAAACATTAATAAAATTTGAACTTGCAATTTCGTCCAATGCTTCTTTAAAAGTATTCGATATTTTAGGAAACGAAGTAGTTACGATTGTTAATCAAGAATTATCTGCAGGATCGCATAAGGTAAATTTAAATTCTGGCAAATTATCCAGCGGAATCTATTTCTACCAATTGACAGCTGGTTCTTTTACAGATACGAAGAAGCTGATTCTAATCAGATAA
- a CDS encoding DUF4136 domain-containing protein: MIKYLFAALILLVFAACSSISTTSDYNPDTDFTSYSTFSIYDGVIKNSELETRPLAKKRILEAINNEMQTKGLTSTDSASASLIIFAHGGTTEKMNVTDYGYGYGGWWGPYPYGRNIDVSYYTQGSLVIDFVDNVKDELVWRGIGTAALQDQGTPEGRQAFIDEAVAKILAQYPPVKE, translated from the coding sequence ATGATTAAATATTTATTCGCTGCACTCATTCTGTTAGTGTTTGCAGCCTGTTCCTCGATTTCAACTACGAGTGACTATAATCCGGATACGGATTTTACTTCGTACAGCACATTCAGCATTTATGATGGTGTCATAAAGAACAGTGAACTCGAAACCAGGCCGCTTGCAAAGAAAAGAATCCTGGAAGCGATAAATAATGAGATGCAGACGAAAGGATTAACTTCTACCGACTCTGCCAGTGCATCGCTGATAATATTTGCACATGGCGGTACCACCGAAAAAATGAACGTCACAGATTATGGTTATGGTTATGGCGGATGGTGGGGACCATATCCGTATGGAAGAAACATTGATGTTTCATACTATACACAAGGTTCTTTAGTTATAGATTTTGTTGATAATGTAAAAGATGAACTTGTGTGGCGCGGAATTGGTACTGCTGCTTTACAGGATCAGGGAACACCTGAAGGAAGACAGGCTTTCATTGATGAAGCTGTAGCAAAAATTCTTGCTCAATATCCTCCCGTGAAGGAATAA
- a CDS encoding outer membrane beta-barrel protein: protein MKKFLLLILCCTGFIYNTFAQAGYGTELTGNLLIPLGKYADDYSPGFGALVGFYYDIEENFRLAFVTGFLRSSINESKFNGDFTSGGEQGTIDVSGGVSTIPALLSLRLISPGPGMRMYAMVELGLYTYKTDITGTYTLAGVSTPVDQSEYRFEGGFAAGGGVLFPLNEELSIDANLRYHWINDSEYSDVPTTDGTYLGSSKIFSIGVGVNWFFPLKKP from the coding sequence ATGAAAAAGTTCTTACTACTTATACTCTGCTGTACAGGGTTTATCTATAATACATTTGCGCAGGCTGGTTACGGAACTGAATTAACAGGTAATTTATTAATCCCATTGGGAAAATATGCCGATGATTATAGTCCTGGATTTGGTGCACTTGTCGGTTTCTACTATGACATTGAAGAAAATTTCAGATTAGCTTTTGTGACAGGTTTTTTGAGATCGAGTATCAATGAAAGTAAATTTAATGGAGATTTTACGAGCGGTGGTGAGCAAGGAACAATTGACGTTTCTGGTGGTGTTAGTACTATTCCAGCATTATTAAGTTTACGTCTTATATCTCCCGGACCAGGAATGAGAATGTATGCAATGGTTGAATTGGGACTTTATACTTATAAAACAGATATTACAGGTACGTACACTCTGGCTGGAGTATCAACGCCAGTCGATCAGTCAGAGTACAGATTTGAAGGTGGATTCGCCGCTGGCGGAGGAGTTCTGTTTCCATTAAATGAAGAACTTTCGATTGATGCAAACCTGAGATATCATTGGATAAATGATTCTGAGTATTCAGATGTTCCAACAACAGATGGGACCTACCTCGGAAGCAGTAAAATATTTTCAATAGGTGTTGGTGTAAATTGGTTTTTCCCGTTAAAGAAACCTTGA